A part of Legionella sainthelensi genomic DNA contains:
- the mnmE gene encoding tRNA uridine-5-carboxymethylaminomethyl(34) synthesis GTPase MnmE has translation MFTETIVALATPPGRGGVGILRLSGPQAYSIAISLNGNKALQPRLATFCSFYACSQAKDEDFLVIDQGIMIYFKQPHSFTGEDVVEIQAHGSPIVLDMLTKECVHLGARLARPGEFSERAFLNDKIDLTQAEAIADLIQASSQTAARMAFKSLQGEFSAKINQLNEQIIHLRLYVEASIDFPEEEIDFLNDGKVAQLLQHILAKLDAIRSQTNQGVILREGLSVVIAGRPNAGKSTLINCLAGRDVAIVTEVAGTTRDVMREHILLDDIPVHIIDTAGLRDSDDIVEKEGIKRAWQELKKADCVLLVVDINDLEHHYDLSQEIRASLPEEVPIITLFNKIDTLGQSAHVENHSIYLCAKSGEGIEALKQLIKQVVGYQPNEGQFLARRRHLQALDEAKNILLMGQQQLAEHRAGELLAEDLRLAHQTLCEITGEFSSDDLLGRIFSSFCIGK, from the coding sequence ATGTTCACAGAAACAATTGTAGCTCTAGCTACCCCACCAGGAAGAGGTGGGGTAGGCATCCTTAGATTATCAGGACCTCAAGCATATTCTATTGCAATTTCCTTAAATGGTAATAAGGCCTTGCAACCTCGATTAGCGACTTTTTGTTCTTTTTATGCTTGTTCTCAGGCGAAAGATGAAGATTTTTTGGTGATCGATCAAGGAATAATGATTTATTTTAAACAACCTCATTCATTTACTGGGGAAGATGTTGTCGAAATTCAAGCACATGGATCACCTATTGTTCTTGATATGTTAACTAAGGAATGCGTTCATTTAGGTGCTCGTTTAGCCCGTCCTGGTGAGTTTTCTGAACGCGCCTTTTTAAATGATAAAATTGATTTGACCCAAGCGGAAGCCATAGCTGATTTAATTCAAGCCAGCTCACAAACAGCCGCAAGAATGGCGTTCAAATCACTTCAGGGAGAGTTTTCTGCTAAAATTAATCAGTTAAATGAACAGATTATACATTTACGTTTGTATGTAGAGGCCTCAATTGATTTTCCAGAAGAAGAAATTGACTTCCTTAATGATGGCAAGGTTGCTCAATTGTTACAGCACATATTAGCTAAACTGGATGCCATACGTTCCCAAACGAATCAAGGCGTTATTTTACGCGAGGGACTGTCTGTGGTTATTGCCGGAAGACCTAATGCAGGTAAATCAACATTAATTAATTGTTTAGCAGGAAGAGATGTAGCGATTGTTACTGAAGTTGCAGGAACTACGCGCGATGTGATGCGAGAACATATTTTATTGGATGATATTCCTGTACATATTATTGATACAGCAGGATTAAGGGATTCTGATGATATCGTGGAAAAAGAAGGAATCAAACGTGCTTGGCAAGAATTAAAAAAGGCGGATTGTGTTTTATTGGTTGTTGACATTAATGATCTAGAGCATCATTACGATTTATCACAAGAAATTCGAGCGTCTTTACCAGAAGAAGTTCCTATTATTACGTTATTTAATAAAATTGATACATTAGGACAATCGGCACATGTGGAAAATCATTCGATATACCTCTGCGCTAAATCAGGTGAAGGAATCGAAGCTTTAAAACAACTAATAAAACAAGTTGTAGGTTATCAGCCTAATGAAGGACAATTTCTTGCTAGAAGACGCCATCTTCAGGCATTAGATGAGGCAAAAAATATACTGCTTATGGGACAACAACAATTAGCAGAACATCGAGCTGGAGAGTTACTAGCGGAAGATTTGCGTCTTGCTCATCAAACGTTATGCGAAATAACAGGGGAATTCAGTTCCGATGATTTATTAGGACGAATTTTTTCAAGCTTTTGTATTGGTAAATAA